The proteins below are encoded in one region of Candidatus Binatia bacterium:
- a CDS encoding S9 family peptidase produces the protein MPSKAAFAVALLCCTSFASAATPPTLGEDDYKRLAVLGSPAISPDGKQAAVVVSRVVWDEDRRDSDLIAVDVATREQRTLATGLRGLSSPAYSPDGTRIAFVADEGTGSAAESQIFVEPLEGGAPKAVTHVKDGVDAYSWRPDGGAIVYAANDPEPTRTGADRFRDSFVFTTEPIVAQSAPRPDHLFLLDLGDGTTAQLTSGEQSFCGDSISWSPDQKTIAFTLCRNAILNDENYSRAVVLDVASREVRALTGRSMWEGDPIFSPDGAHIAYQYSNGDPQINLNLLYVTTPRGGVGSPISGAIGRPIGDAVWSRDAKSLIVTAPQGTTNALYRLSLNGAYARIPIGDVVPGIPLSTTGGAESPSLGEALAPDGTLAFVATSTSQPLELYAYSPASGATKLTGFNDAFAQYALATARRVTFATTTGVTADGVLYEPPGFSPEKKYPLVVYIHGGPTDASMTIFDFWSQVMAAHGWLVLRPNYRGSPNLGLKYQRGVLYDLEDGPGKDVMAAVAAVRSRGIVDPSRIAVCGWSYGGIMTAWLISKYHIWSAAVSGASVNDWITDYGTADDSLGDADLFHGSPFTGDAAEWRRASAITYVRDVTTPVLILSDVGDNRDPFATSSMYWRALRDNGKPAVLRVWPVAGHLPGDPVRLVDVYHYWIDFIAAHFK, from the coding sequence ATGCCGTCGAAAGCCGCGTTTGCCGTCGCCCTGCTCTGCTGTACGTCGTTCGCCTCGGCGGCGACGCCGCCGACCCTCGGCGAAGACGACTACAAACGCCTGGCCGTCCTCGGTTCGCCCGCAATCTCTCCCGATGGTAAGCAGGCCGCGGTCGTCGTTTCGCGCGTCGTCTGGGACGAAGACCGCCGCGACAGCGACCTGATCGCGGTCGACGTCGCAACGCGCGAGCAGCGCACGCTCGCGACCGGCCTGCGGGGTCTCTCGAGTCCCGCATACTCGCCCGACGGAACGCGCATCGCGTTCGTCGCCGACGAGGGGACCGGCAGCGCGGCCGAGTCGCAGATCTTCGTCGAACCGCTCGAGGGCGGCGCGCCGAAGGCGGTGACGCACGTCAAAGACGGCGTCGACGCGTATTCGTGGCGACCCGACGGCGGCGCGATCGTCTACGCGGCGAACGATCCGGAGCCCACGCGCACGGGAGCGGACCGCTTCCGCGACAGCTTCGTCTTCACGACCGAGCCGATCGTCGCGCAGTCGGCGCCGCGCCCCGACCATCTCTTCCTCCTCGATCTCGGCGACGGGACGACGGCGCAACTGACCTCGGGCGAGCAGAGTTTCTGCGGGGACTCGATCTCGTGGTCGCCCGACCAGAAGACCATCGCCTTCACGCTCTGCCGAAACGCGATCCTGAACGACGAGAACTACTCGCGCGCGGTCGTGCTCGACGTTGCGAGCAGAGAGGTGCGCGCGCTAACCGGACGCTCGATGTGGGAGGGCGATCCGATCTTCTCGCCCGACGGCGCGCACATCGCCTATCAGTATTCCAACGGCGACCCGCAGATAAATCTCAACCTTCTCTACGTCACGACCCCGCGCGGAGGAGTCGGGTCGCCCATCTCCGGCGCGATCGGCAGGCCGATCGGCGACGCCGTTTGGTCGCGCGACGCGAAGAGCCTGATCGTGACCGCACCGCAGGGCACGACGAACGCGCTCTATCGCCTCTCGCTCAACGGCGCGTACGCGCGCATCCCGATCGGCGACGTCGTTCCCGGGATTCCGCTCTCGACGACCGGCGGCGCCGAGTCTCCGTCGCTCGGCGAGGCGCTCGCGCCGGACGGGACGCTCGCGTTCGTCGCCACGTCCACGTCGCAGCCGCTCGAACTCTACGCGTACTCGCCCGCAAGCGGCGCGACGAAGCTGACCGGCTTCAACGACGCGTTCGCGCAGTACGCGCTCGCGACGGCGCGGCGCGTGACGTTTGCGACGACGACCGGCGTCACCGCGGACGGCGTGCTCTACGAGCCGCCGGGCTTCTCGCCGGAGAAAAAGTATCCGCTCGTCGTCTACATTCACGGCGGCCCAACCGACGCATCCATGACGATCTTCGATTTCTGGTCGCAGGTCATGGCGGCGCACGGATGGCTCGTGCTGCGCCCGAACTATCGTGGCAGTCCGAACCTCGGGCTGAAGTATCAGCGCGGGGTTCTCTACGACCTCGAAGACGGCCCCGGCAAGGACGTCATGGCGGCCGTCGCCGCCGTTCGCTCGCGCGGGATCGTCGATCCGTCCAGAATCGCCGTCTGCGGATGGTCGTACGGCGGCATCATGACCGCGTGGCTGATCTCGAAGTACCACATCTGGAGCGCCGCGGTCTCGGGCGCGTCGGTCAACGATTGGATTACCGATTACGGCACGGCCGACGACAGCCTCGGCGACGCCGACCTCTTCCACGGTTCGCCGTTCACCGGTGACGCGGCGGAGTGGCGCCGCGCCTCGGCGATCACCTACGTCCGCGACGTCACGACGCCGGTGCTGATTCTCTCCGACGTCGGCGACAACCGCGACCCCTTCGCAACGTCCTCGATGTATTGGCGCGCGCTGCGCGACA
- a CDS encoding NDP-sugar synthase, whose translation MQAIVLVGGEGTRLRPLTYGTPKPMVPIMNVPFLARTMERLYEAEIRDVILAAGYMPQSIVDYFGDGSKLGMKITYAIEAVPLGTAGALKNVEQHVTGPFFVLNGDILTSLDLRAMRRYHEKKGGIATLHLIRVDDPSPFGCVVHDANGRVSAFVEKPPKGEEPTNEINAGTYLLEREILDLIPPGRNVSIERSTFPEAIAQGRAIYAYTTADYWLDLGRPEQYLAAHRDVLSGAMPLALEPGLTGAGCSALQGHPGVVPPVHCASDVVADPSAVIGPNVVLGRGCSIGAGAVVRESVLWDRVSVGAGAVIEEAIVAGGVTIGPDAHIARGSVIGHDVTIEPGARLEPGARVGSGEGIAG comes from the coding sequence ATGCAGGCGATCGTGTTGGTCGGGGGCGAGGGCACCCGTTTACGGCCGCTGACGTACGGCACGCCGAAGCCGATGGTGCCGATCATGAACGTGCCGTTTCTCGCGCGCACGATGGAGCGTCTCTACGAGGCGGAAATTCGCGACGTGATTCTCGCGGCGGGCTACATGCCGCAGTCGATCGTGGATTACTTCGGCGACGGATCGAAACTCGGCATGAAGATTACGTACGCGATCGAGGCGGTGCCGCTCGGCACGGCCGGCGCGTTGAAGAACGTCGAGCAGCACGTCACCGGCCCGTTCTTCGTTCTCAACGGCGACATCTTGACGAGCCTCGATCTGCGCGCGATGCGCCGGTACCATGAAAAGAAGGGCGGCATCGCAACGCTACACCTGATTCGCGTCGACGATCCCTCGCCGTTCGGCTGCGTCGTGCACGATGCGAACGGCCGCGTCTCCGCATTCGTCGAGAAGCCGCCGAAGGGCGAGGAGCCGACGAACGAGATCAACGCCGGAACGTATCTGCTCGAGCGCGAGATCCTCGATCTGATTCCTCCGGGCCGCAACGTCTCGATCGAACGCTCGACCTTCCCGGAGGCGATCGCGCAAGGCCGAGCGATCTACGCCTATACGACCGCCGACTATTGGCTCGATCTCGGCAGGCCCGAGCAGTATCTCGCCGCGCATCGCGACGTGCTGAGCGGCGCGATGCCGCTCGCGCTCGAGCCCGGATTGACGGGCGCCGGATGCTCGGCGCTGCAGGGGCATCCCGGCGTCGTGCCTCCGGTTCACTGCGCGTCCGACGTCGTTGCCGATCCGAGCGCGGTGATCGGCCCGAACGTCGTACTCGGCAGAGGCTGTTCGATCGGCGCCGGCGCGGTCGTGCGCGAGTCGGTCCTCTGGGACCGCGTCAGCGTCGGCGCGGGAGCGGTGATCGAGGAGGCAATCGTCGCCGGCGGGGTCACCATCGGACCCGACGCCCATATCGCCCGTGGGAGCGTGATCGGCCACGACGTCACCATCGAGCCCGGGGCGAGGCTCGAGCCGGGCGCCCGGGTCGGGTCGGGCGAAGGAATAGCGGGCTAG
- a CDS encoding MFS transporter, which yields MRPRPVTAMLVLLGLAILINYVDRGNLATAATLIKAELRLNASQLGFLLSAFFITYVPMQPVVGWLVERYGASRVLLAGFLVWSFATVVTGLTAGFVALFGCRLLLGVGESVSFPATAKLLAEHVGETGRGLANGITQAGVAFGPAFGVFFGGMLTAAFGWRFFFIGFGAVSLVWAFAWLLLMRVSNRDAAAPERGELVPAALILREPSLWGASVAHFCGNFALYFNTSWIPYYLVHERHWSLPQMAMIGGVAYLASGASSILTGTIADAVIRKGAAPTVVRKSCWIIGGAGAAVCLIGVGYSGDVGSAIWLVAGGIFFGASSLNTYICAQTMGGPAATGRWVGVQNCIANVAGLIAPSLTGVLVDATGSFKLPFTIVAIVSLAGAAAWVFLTGRLAPIDWEARRRELAFTI from the coding sequence ATGCGGCCGCGGCCGGTTACGGCGATGCTGGTCTTGCTCGGGCTCGCGATCCTCATCAACTACGTGGATCGCGGGAATCTCGCTACGGCCGCGACGCTGATCAAGGCCGAGCTCCGCCTCAATGCATCGCAGTTGGGCTTCTTGCTCTCGGCGTTCTTCATCACGTACGTGCCGATGCAGCCGGTCGTCGGATGGCTCGTCGAGCGCTACGGTGCGAGCCGCGTCTTGCTCGCTGGTTTTCTCGTCTGGTCGTTCGCGACCGTCGTGACGGGTCTGACCGCCGGTTTCGTCGCGCTCTTCGGCTGCCGGCTTCTGCTCGGCGTCGGCGAGTCGGTCTCATTTCCGGCGACCGCGAAATTGCTGGCGGAGCACGTCGGCGAGACCGGCCGCGGTCTCGCGAACGGCATCACGCAGGCGGGGGTCGCGTTCGGGCCGGCGTTCGGCGTCTTCTTCGGAGGGATGCTGACGGCGGCGTTCGGATGGCGCTTCTTTTTCATCGGCTTCGGCGCGGTCAGTCTCGTCTGGGCGTTCGCGTGGCTGCTGTTGATGCGGGTTTCGAATCGCGACGCGGCGGCGCCCGAGCGCGGCGAGCTCGTTCCGGCGGCGCTCATCCTGCGCGAGCCGTCGCTGTGGGGCGCGTCGGTGGCGCACTTCTGCGGAAACTTCGCGCTCTATTTCAACACGTCGTGGATTCCGTATTACCTCGTTCACGAGCGCCATTGGTCGTTGCCGCAGATGGCGATGATCGGCGGCGTCGCGTATCTCGCGTCGGGCGCTTCGTCGATCCTGACGGGAACGATCGCCGACGCGGTGATTCGAAAGGGCGCCGCTCCAACCGTCGTCCGAAAATCGTGTTGGATAATCGGCGGAGCCGGAGCGGCGGTCTGTTTGATCGGCGTCGGCTACTCCGGCGACGTCGGTTCCGCGATCTGGCTCGTCGCGGGCGGCATCTTTTTCGGAGCGTCGTCGCTCAACACATACATCTGCGCGCAGACGATGGGCGGCCCCGCCGCGACCGGACGGTGGGTCGGCGTGCAGAACTGCATCGCCAACGTCGCCGGACTCATCGCACCGTCGCTAACCGGCGTTCTCGTCGACGCGACCGGCAGTTTCAAGCTTCCGTTCACGATCGTCGCGATCGTCTCGCTCGCCGGCGCGGCCGCATGGGTCTTTCTCACGGGCCGGCTCGCACCGATCGACTGGGAAGCACGGCGGAGAGAGCTCGCCTTTACAATCTGA
- a CDS encoding HNH endonuclease yields MHLDHINGVKDDNRLENLRMLCPNCHSQTPTYGGRNLRRAGVARAEGRPVV; encoded by the coding sequence GTGCACCTCGACCACATCAACGGCGTAAAAGACGATAATCGCCTCGAGAACCTGCGCATGCTGTGCCCCAACTGCCACAGCCAAACTCCAACCTACGGCGGCAGAAACCTGAGGCGGGCAGGCGTTGCAAGAGCCGAGGGACGTCCTGTAGTATAA
- a CDS encoding glycosyltransferase family 4 protein, with translation MVDAYDRAFGLSTPVIAIDEPGADVRRYPPEVVARIAENVRESYAAAAAFVNAYPVELVNIQHEYGLFGGERGEWLLDFIRLLDKPVVLTLHTVLPEPDEAYLRVTRALCDEAAKVVALSETGRNLLENVYGIDPQRLDVIHHGVPDVPFQETSAAKASFGIGQRTAISTFGLISRGKGLEYAIEAMRSVVKRHPEALYLILGETHPVVRRQEGESYRESLLAMVREYGLHYNVALVDKYLDFDEVVSYLAATDIYLTPYLNPAQIVSGTLAYAVGCGKAIVSTPYLYAQELLAHNRGFLCEFRDSASIADRLNMLLDDPALRRATERRAYRFGRQMTWPHVATAYGQLFSDLCPRGPLELVTSA, from the coding sequence ATGGTCGACGCGTACGACCGTGCGTTTGGCCTGTCCACCCCGGTCATCGCGATTGACGAGCCCGGCGCCGACGTGCGCCGCTATCCGCCCGAAGTCGTCGCCCGCATCGCCGAAAACGTCCGCGAGAGTTACGCCGCTGCGGCTGCGTTCGTCAACGCTTATCCGGTCGAGCTCGTGAACATTCAGCACGAATACGGCCTCTTCGGCGGAGAGCGCGGCGAGTGGCTCTTGGACTTCATCCGGTTGCTCGACAAGCCGGTCGTGCTGACGTTGCACACCGTGCTGCCCGAACCCGACGAAGCCTATCTGCGCGTGACGCGCGCGCTCTGCGACGAAGCCGCGAAGGTCGTCGCCCTCTCGGAGACCGGCCGCAACCTGCTCGAAAACGTCTACGGCATCGATCCGCAGCGACTCGACGTCATCCATCACGGCGTGCCGGACGTGCCGTTCCAAGAGACGTCCGCGGCGAAGGCATCGTTCGGAATCGGCCAGCGTACCGCGATCTCGACGTTCGGGCTGATCAGCCGCGGCAAAGGGCTGGAGTACGCGATCGAGGCGATGCGCAGCGTCGTGAAGCGTCATCCCGAAGCGCTCTATCTCATCCTCGGCGAGACGCATCCGGTCGTGCGCCGCCAGGAGGGCGAATCGTACCGCGAGTCGCTGCTCGCGATGGTTCGCGAGTACGGCCTGCACTACAACGTCGCGCTCGTTGACAAGTACCTCGACTTCGACGAGGTCGTCAGTTACCTCGCGGCGACCGACATCTATCTCACCCCGTATCTCAATCCGGCGCAGATCGTCAGCGGCACGCTGGCGTACGCGGTCGGATGCGGCAAGGCGATCGTCTCGACGCCGTATCTCTACGCGCAGGAATTGCTCGCGCACAACCGCGGCTTCTTATGCGAGTTCCGCGACTCGGCGTCGATCGCCGACCGGCTCAACATGCTGCTCGACGACCCGGCGCTGCGTCGCGCGACCGAACGGCGCGCCTATCGCTTCGGGCGTCAGATGACGTGGCCGCACGTCGCGACCGCATACGGTCAGCTCTTCAGCGACCTCTGTCCGCGGGGACCGCTCGAGCTGGTGACCTCTGCCTGA
- a CDS encoding NAD(P)-binding domain-containing protein — translation MPARRASFAPLIYLDEASVRRLLGWEDLIAAMERALAEFSSGGVMQPVRNVLTIEEQKRYLGVMPAVMGDVMGLKFVTFYPVNADTGVPTHNATILLYRTADGQPLAAMDGRLITEMRTAAVSAAVTKHLASQESRVLALLGSGVQAHSHLDALSRVRSFSEVRIWSRNAEHAERFARDRGVTAVASPEAAVRGADVVVTATAAREPILQGAWLKQGAHVNAVGSSRPDWRELDDEAMRNTVVVDSREAAEREAGDVLLAGATIYAEAGEIFAGTRVATPERTTVFKSVGLACEDIAAARLVVDALGAAPAP, via the coding sequence ATCCCGGCTCGAAGGGCTAGCTTCGCCCCGCTGATCTACTTAGACGAAGCGTCGGTCAGGCGTCTGCTGGGATGGGAGGATCTCATCGCGGCGATGGAGCGCGCGCTCGCGGAGTTTTCGAGCGGCGGCGTGATGCAACCCGTGCGCAACGTTCTGACGATCGAGGAGCAGAAGCGGTATCTCGGCGTCATGCCCGCCGTGATGGGCGACGTGATGGGGCTGAAATTCGTGACGTTCTATCCGGTTAATGCGGACACGGGCGTCCCGACGCACAACGCGACGATCCTGCTCTATCGCACGGCGGATGGTCAGCCGCTCGCCGCGATGGACGGCCGCTTGATTACGGAGATGCGCACCGCGGCGGTCTCCGCGGCCGTCACGAAGCACTTGGCGTCGCAAGAGAGCCGGGTCCTCGCGTTACTCGGCAGCGGGGTGCAGGCGCACTCGCACCTCGACGCGCTCTCGCGCGTTCGTTCGTTCTCCGAGGTGCGGATCTGGAGCCGCAACGCGGAGCACGCGGAACGGTTCGCGCGCGACCGCGGCGTGACCGCCGTCGCCTCGCCCGAGGCGGCGGTGCGCGGCGCCGACGTCGTCGTAACCGCGACCGCCGCCCGCGAGCCGATTCTCCAGGGAGCGTGGCTGAAACAGGGCGCGCACGTGAACGCCGTCGGATCGTCGCGTCCGGATTGGCGGGAGCTCGACGACGAAGCGATGCGCAACACCGTCGTCGTCGATTCGCGGGAGGCCGCGGAGAGGGAGGCCGGCGACGTGCTGCTCGCGGGCGCGACCATCTACGCCGAAGCAGGCGAGATCTTCGCCGGGACGAGGGTCGCGACGCCCGAGCGGACGACCGTCTTTAAGTCAGTCGGACTCGCCTGCGAGGACATCGCGGCGGCTCGGCTCGTCGTCGACGCACTGGGAGCGGCTCCGGCGCCGTGA